Proteins from one Streptomyces sp. NBC_00289 genomic window:
- a CDS encoding SsgA family sporulation/cell division regulator, producing MSIVIEQPVEARLVAAAPRMPNIPAMLHYDRRDPYAVRMTFPAPATLEGVEVCWTFSRELLAAGVHEPEGHGDVRVRPYGYDRTVMEFHAPEGIAVVHVMTGELRRFLEATSVLVPVGLEYLQLDLDHDLAELMRDAC from the coding sequence TTGTCCATCGTCATCGAGCAGCCCGTTGAGGCCCGCCTCGTCGCAGCCGCGCCGCGGATGCCGAACATTCCCGCGATGCTGCACTACGACCGGCGCGATCCCTACGCGGTCCGCATGACCTTCCCCGCCCCCGCCACGCTGGAGGGTGTGGAGGTCTGCTGGACCTTCAGCCGCGAGCTGCTCGCGGCCGGTGTCCACGAGCCCGAGGGCCACGGCGACGTCCGGGTACGGCCCTACGGATACGACCGGACGGTCATGGAGTTCCACGCCCCCGAGGGCATCGCCGTCGTGCACGTGATGACGGGTGAGCTGCGCCGGTTCCTGGAGGCCACGAGCGTGCTCGTGCCGGTCGGGCTGGAGTACCTCCAGCTCGACCTGGACCACGACCTGGCCGAACTCATGCGGGACGCCTGCTGA
- a CDS encoding GPP34 family phosphoprotein, producing MSDGSLSLPARLCLLAWDTMGTEVSGATRMPQLVRAGALTELAQRGLLTDEDGIATPVDLDSETGDPVLDGLLELVRESRPHRWRTWVTLRARFTLDAVREQLTAGGYLRAEKRRVLGVFPTVEYVLERGVVVEALRARARDVLLGPVPVSEVSERDAAVVALAAAAEPRTLLPGRDRDVPEERVEALAGRCGAAVPVLRTVVREVRTAMAAASVAE from the coding sequence GTGTCCGACGGCTCGCTCTCGCTACCGGCCCGGCTGTGCCTGCTGGCCTGGGACACCATGGGGACGGAGGTCTCCGGCGCCACCCGCATGCCCCAGCTGGTCCGGGCCGGCGCCCTCACCGAGCTGGCCCAGCGCGGCCTGCTCACCGACGAGGACGGCATCGCCACGCCCGTCGACCTCGACTCCGAGACCGGGGACCCGGTTCTCGACGGGCTGCTGGAGCTGGTCCGGGAGTCCCGCCCGCACCGGTGGCGGACCTGGGTGACGCTGCGGGCGCGGTTCACCCTGGACGCCGTCCGTGAGCAGCTGACCGCCGGCGGCTACCTGCGTGCGGAGAAGCGGCGGGTGCTCGGGGTCTTCCCGACGGTGGAGTACGTCCTGGAGCGCGGGGTCGTGGTGGAGGCACTGCGGGCCCGGGCGCGGGATGTCCTGCTGGGACCGGTGCCGGTCTCCGAGGTCTCCGAGCGGGACGCGGCCGTTGTCGCGCTGGCGGCCGCGGCGGAGCCGCGCACCCTGCTGCCCGGCAGGGACCGTGATGTCCCCGAGGAGCGTGTCGAGGCGCTGGCCGGGCGCTGCGGGGCCGCCGTGCCCGTGCTGCGGACGGTCGTCAGGGAGGTCCGTACGGCGATGGCGGCGGCGTCGGTGGCCGAGTGA
- a CDS encoding ABC-F family ATP-binding cassette domain-containing protein, whose product MSASITCTSLAFDWPDGTGVLEDLDVAFGPGRTGLVGVNGSGKSTLLKLIAGELAPADGTVRVTGEVGYLPQNVTFDTALRVDETLGIAARRAALHAIEAGDAAEEHFETLGDDWDVEERALATLGELGLPHIELDRTIGEVSGGESVLLRLAALLLRRPDVLLLDEPTNNLDLYARRRLYAAVASWPGVMVVVSHDRELLDLVDQIADLRAGSITWYGGNFSAYEEALATEQEAAERTVRAAEADFRKQKRELVDAHVKLARRKRYGQKMFEQKREPKIVMGARRRAAQESAGKHRILHEERLSGARERLDEAVEAVRDDDEIRVELPYTAVPPGRTVLTLQDLRLAHGARVDGGLDLRGPERVALIGRNGAGKTTLLRTIAGELPPVAGEAKAHVPLRFLPQRLDVLDGELTVAENVARFAPGATDNRIRARLARFLFRGARADQKAATLSGGERFRAALAALMLAEPAPQLLMLDEPTNNLDMASVRQLTTALESYEGALIVASHDLPFLESIGITRRLLLDGRLREVGPEDVG is encoded by the coding sequence ATGTCAGCTTCCATCACCTGCACCTCCCTCGCCTTCGACTGGCCGGACGGCACCGGCGTCCTCGAGGACCTCGACGTCGCCTTCGGCCCCGGCAGGACCGGACTCGTCGGCGTCAACGGATCCGGCAAGTCGACCCTGCTGAAACTGATCGCCGGGGAACTCGCCCCGGCCGACGGCACCGTCCGCGTCACCGGCGAGGTCGGTTACCTCCCGCAGAACGTCACGTTCGACACCGCACTGCGGGTCGACGAGACGCTCGGCATCGCCGCGCGGCGGGCCGCCCTGCACGCCATCGAGGCGGGCGACGCGGCCGAGGAGCACTTCGAGACGCTCGGCGACGACTGGGACGTCGAGGAGCGCGCCCTCGCCACACTCGGCGAACTCGGGCTTCCCCACATCGAGTTGGACCGCACCATCGGCGAGGTGTCGGGCGGCGAGTCGGTGCTGCTGCGCCTGGCGGCCCTCCTGCTGCGCCGGCCGGACGTGCTGCTGCTCGACGAGCCGACCAACAACCTCGACCTGTACGCGCGCAGGCGTCTGTACGCGGCCGTCGCGTCCTGGCCGGGGGTGATGGTCGTGGTCAGCCACGACCGCGAACTCCTGGACCTCGTCGACCAGATCGCCGATCTGCGGGCCGGCTCGATCACCTGGTACGGCGGCAACTTCTCGGCCTACGAGGAGGCGCTCGCCACGGAACAGGAGGCCGCCGAGCGCACGGTGCGCGCCGCCGAGGCCGACTTCCGCAAACAGAAGCGTGAACTGGTCGACGCCCACGTGAAGTTGGCCCGCCGCAAGCGGTACGGGCAGAAGATGTTCGAGCAGAAGCGGGAGCCGAAGATCGTCATGGGCGCCCGCAGGCGCGCGGCACAGGAGTCCGCGGGCAAGCACCGCATCCTGCACGAGGAAAGGCTCAGCGGGGCCAGGGAGCGGCTCGACGAGGCGGTGGAGGCCGTGCGGGACGACGACGAGATCCGCGTCGAACTGCCGTACACGGCCGTGCCGCCCGGCCGTACCGTCCTCACCCTCCAGGACCTCCGGCTCGCCCACGGCGCCCGCGTCGACGGCGGCCTCGACCTGCGCGGGCCGGAGCGCGTCGCGCTGATCGGACGCAACGGCGCGGGCAAGACGACGCTGCTGCGCACGATCGCCGGGGAACTGCCGCCGGTGGCGGGCGAGGCGAAGGCGCACGTCCCGCTGCGCTTCCTGCCCCAGCGGCTGGACGTCCTCGACGGCGAGCTCACGGTCGCCGAGAACGTGGCCCGGTTCGCGCCGGGCGCCACCGACAACCGGATCCGGGCCCGGCTGGCCCGCTTCCTGTTCCGCGGTGCCCGGGCCGACCAGAAGGCGGCGACCCTCTCCGGCGGCGAACGCTTCCGGGCGGCCCTGGCCGCGCTGATGCTGGCCGAGCCCGCGCCGCAGCTGCTGATGCTGGACGAGCCGACCAACAACCTCGACATGGCGAGCGTGCGACAGCTGACCACGGCCCTGGAGTCGTACGAGGGGGCGCTGATCGTGGCGAGCCACGACCTGCCGTTCCTGGAGTCGATCGGGATCACGCGCCGGCTGCTGCTGGACGGGAGGCTGCGGGAGGTCGGGCCGGAGGACGTCGGGTGA
- the ddaH gene encoding dimethylargininase: MPSKKALIRRPGPRLAEGLVTHLEREPVDVELALEQWEAYTEALRTHGWETIEVDPADDCPDSVFVEDSVVMYRNVALITRPGAESRREETAGVEEAVARLGCSVNWIWEPGTLDGGDVLKIGDTIYVGRGGRTNAAGVQQLRAVFEPLGARVVAVPVSKVLHLKSAVTALPDGTVLGRIPQLDAPSLFPRFLPVPEESGAHVVLLGGGKLLMAASAPKTADLLADLGHEPVPVDISEFEKLEGCVTCLSVRLRELYV; the protein is encoded by the coding sequence GTGCCCAGCAAGAAGGCCCTCATCCGCCGCCCCGGCCCCCGACTCGCCGAGGGTCTGGTCACCCACCTCGAGCGCGAGCCGGTCGACGTCGAGCTCGCGCTCGAGCAGTGGGAGGCCTACACGGAGGCCCTGCGCACGCACGGCTGGGAGACCATCGAGGTGGACCCGGCCGACGACTGCCCCGACTCGGTGTTCGTCGAGGACAGCGTGGTGATGTACCGCAACGTCGCCCTGATCACCCGGCCCGGCGCCGAGTCGCGGCGCGAGGAGACGGCGGGGGTCGAGGAGGCCGTGGCCCGGCTCGGCTGCTCGGTGAACTGGATCTGGGAGCCGGGCACGCTCGACGGTGGCGACGTGCTGAAGATCGGCGACACGATCTACGTCGGCCGCGGCGGGCGCACCAACGCGGCCGGCGTCCAGCAGCTGCGTGCCGTCTTCGAACCGTTGGGGGCGCGGGTCGTCGCCGTGCCGGTGAGCAAGGTGCTGCACCTGAAGTCGGCGGTCACGGCGCTGCCCGACGGGACCGTCCTGGGCCGCATTCCCCAGCTGGACGCTCCGTCACTGTTCCCGCGCTTCCTGCCGGTGCCGGAGGAGTCCGGGGCGCACGTGGTTCTGCTGGGCGGCGGCAAACTGCTCATGGCCGCGAGCGCGCCGAAGACGGCGGACCTGCTCGCGGACCTCGGCCACGAGCCGGTGCCGGTCGACATCAGCGAGTTCGAGAAACTCGAGGGCTGTGTGACATGTCTCTCGGTTCGGCTGCGGGAGCTGTACGTTTGA
- a CDS encoding acyl-ACP desaturase: MTITSPHLGNPSVWTDARLLYALEEVVEKELNRHLGVAKDWMPHEYVPWSDARNFPGIFEDGEAWDKEQSKVTELGRIALVVNLLTEDNLPSYHHEIASLFGRDGAWGTWVHRWTAEEGRHGIVMRDYLLASRAVDPDKLEQFRMAHMSEGFESDNRHSMLHSVAYVAFQELATRVSHRNTGHQSGDPVCDRMLARIATDENLHMVFYRNLLKAAFELAPDLTMQAVRDVIVQFRMPGHGMPGFERAAAQMAIGEVYNMRIHHDDVLQPVLRFLKVMEIDGLGPEGLKAQEELGLYMGGLDAEASKFDEKLAARKARMAARAAG, encoded by the coding sequence GTGACGATCACTTCCCCTCACCTCGGCAACCCTTCCGTCTGGACCGACGCCAGACTGCTGTACGCCCTGGAGGAAGTGGTCGAGAAGGAACTCAACCGGCACCTCGGGGTGGCCAAGGACTGGATGCCGCACGAGTACGTGCCGTGGAGCGACGCCCGCAACTTCCCCGGCATCTTCGAGGACGGCGAGGCCTGGGACAAGGAGCAGTCCAAGGTCACCGAGCTCGGCCGGATCGCCCTGGTCGTGAACCTGCTCACCGAGGACAACCTCCCCAGCTACCACCACGAGATCGCCTCGCTCTTCGGCCGCGACGGCGCCTGGGGCACCTGGGTGCACCGCTGGACCGCGGAGGAGGGCCGGCACGGCATCGTGATGCGCGACTACCTGCTCGCCTCGCGCGCGGTCGACCCGGACAAGCTGGAGCAGTTCCGCATGGCCCACATGAGCGAGGGCTTCGAGTCGGACAACCGCCACTCGATGCTGCACTCGGTGGCCTACGTCGCGTTCCAGGAGCTGGCGACCCGCGTCTCGCACCGCAACACCGGTCACCAGTCGGGCGACCCGGTCTGCGACCGCATGCTGGCGCGCATCGCCACCGACGAGAACCTGCACATGGTCTTCTACCGGAACCTGCTCAAGGCGGCCTTCGAGCTCGCCCCCGACCTGACCATGCAGGCCGTGCGCGACGTGATCGTCCAGTTCCGCATGCCCGGCCACGGCATGCCCGGCTTCGAGCGGGCCGCCGCGCAGATGGCCATCGGCGAGGTCTACAACATGCGCATCCACCACGACGACGTGCTCCAGCCCGTGCTGCGCTTCCTGAAGGTCATGGAGATCGACGGCCTCGGCCCGGAGGGCCTCAAGGCGCAGGAGGAGCTCGGCCTGTACATGGGTGGCCTGGACGCCGAGGCCTCGAAGTTCGACGAGAAGCTGGCGGCGCGCAAGGCGCGGATGGCGGCACGCGCGGCCGGCTGA
- a CDS encoding WhiB family transcriptional regulator: protein MHIDTITPADSTWQGQALCAQTGADFFFPEPGSSVREAKRICGMCEMRPACLEYALRNDERFGVWGGLSEKERLQLRRTTR from the coding sequence ATGCACATCGACACCATCACCCCGGCCGACAGCACCTGGCAGGGCCAGGCCCTGTGCGCGCAGACCGGGGCGGACTTCTTCTTTCCCGAACCGGGCAGCTCCGTGCGTGAGGCGAAGCGCATCTGCGGTATGTGCGAGATGCGCCCCGCCTGTCTCGAGTACGCGCTGCGCAACGACGAGCGCTTCGGCGTCTGGGGCGGCCTCTCCGAGAAGGAACGGCTGCAGCTCAGGCGTACGACGCGCTGA
- a CDS encoding VOC family protein translates to MLTTRFVNGAPNWIDVGTSDIEGATSFYGGLFGWQFESAGPEAGGYGFFQLDGRTVAGGMQTSAEQGPPSWNLYFQSPDAEATAKAAEQAHGSVLLPPMDVMDRGRMAILADQAGVPFGIWQPGLTKGVDLAGDPGSLCWVELYARDIAAAAAFYHATLGLETSAVSFPGGTYTCVNPAGAGEDAMFGGFVDLADDPVEAAVGASWLPYFEVTDAAAAVDRALALGGSVRMPATAIEGVGSIAKLADPYGARFAVIKSAPPQP, encoded by the coding sequence ATGCTCACCACCCGTTTCGTCAACGGCGCACCGAACTGGATCGACGTCGGCACCTCCGACATCGAAGGTGCCACCTCTTTCTACGGCGGTCTCTTCGGCTGGCAGTTCGAGTCGGCGGGACCGGAGGCCGGCGGCTACGGCTTCTTCCAGCTGGACGGCAGGACCGTCGCGGGCGGCATGCAGACCTCCGCCGAGCAGGGGCCGCCCTCCTGGAACCTCTACTTCCAGAGCCCGGACGCGGAGGCCACGGCCAAGGCCGCCGAACAGGCGCACGGCAGCGTGCTCCTGCCGCCCATGGACGTGATGGACCGGGGCAGGATGGCGATCCTCGCCGACCAGGCGGGCGTGCCGTTCGGGATCTGGCAGCCCGGCCTGACCAAGGGCGTCGACCTGGCGGGCGACCCGGGCTCCCTGTGCTGGGTCGAGCTGTACGCGCGGGACATCGCGGCGGCCGCCGCCTTCTACCACGCGACGCTCGGCCTGGAGACCTCCGCCGTCTCCTTCCCCGGCGGCACATACACCTGCGTCAATCCGGCCGGCGCCGGGGAGGACGCCATGTTCGGCGGCTTCGTCGACCTGGCCGACGACCCGGTCGAGGCGGCGGTCGGCGCGTCCTGGCTGCCGTACTTCGAGGTCACCGACGCCGCGGCCGCCGTCGACCGGGCGCTGGCGCTCGGCGGCAGTGTGCGGATGCCCGCCACCGCCATCGAGGGCGTCGGGAGCATCGCCAAGCTCGCCGACCCCTACGGAGCCCGCTTCGCGGTGATCAAGAGCGCGCCGCCACAGCCGTAA
- a CDS encoding LacI family DNA-binding transcriptional regulator, which translates to MTETAQRPTLEAVAARAGVSRATVSRVVNGGDGVREPLVERVRQAVEELGYVPNQAARSLVTKRHDAIAVVVAEPETRVFTDPFFALQLRGISKELTAHDNQLVLLLTEGRDDHARVGRYLAGGHVDGALVFSLHLDDPLPGLIQRAGIPTVFGGRPGWSDGRSGVLYVDSDNRGGAREAVRHLVGLGRNRIAHITGALDQTSAVDRLDGFRDVRADADPRLIAQGDFTPAGGERAMRELLDRCPDLDAVFAANDLTAAGALRVLRERGRRVPEDVAVIGFDDMLPVAEQTDPPLTTVRQDIEEMGRLMARLLLRGLRRPTAGETRAGAADVPSSMVRPTTLVLRASA; encoded by the coding sequence GTGACCGAGACAGCGCAGCGCCCGACGCTGGAGGCCGTGGCCGCCCGGGCGGGTGTCTCACGGGCCACCGTCTCCCGTGTGGTCAACGGCGGGGACGGGGTGCGCGAACCCCTCGTCGAACGGGTCCGGCAGGCGGTGGAGGAACTGGGGTACGTCCCCAACCAGGCGGCCCGCAGCCTGGTGACGAAACGGCACGACGCGATCGCCGTGGTGGTCGCCGAACCGGAGACCCGGGTCTTCACCGACCCCTTCTTCGCCCTCCAGTTGCGCGGGATCAGCAAGGAGCTGACGGCACACGACAACCAGCTCGTGCTGCTGCTGACGGAAGGGCGGGACGACCACGCCCGCGTCGGCCGCTATCTCGCCGGCGGCCATGTCGACGGGGCCCTCGTCTTCTCGCTGCACCTCGACGATCCGCTGCCCGGACTGATCCAGCGCGCCGGCATCCCGACCGTGTTCGGCGGACGGCCCGGCTGGAGCGACGGCCGAAGCGGCGTGCTGTACGTCGACAGCGACAACCGGGGTGGTGCCCGTGAGGCCGTACGGCATCTCGTCGGCCTCGGCCGCAACCGCATCGCGCACATCACCGGGGCGCTCGACCAGACCTCCGCGGTGGACCGGCTCGACGGGTTCCGGGACGTCCGGGCCGACGCCGACCCGCGGCTCATCGCCCAGGGCGACTTCACACCGGCCGGCGGCGAGCGGGCGATGCGCGAACTCCTCGACCGCTGCCCCGACCTGGACGCGGTGTTCGCCGCCAACGACCTGACCGCGGCGGGCGCCCTGCGCGTGCTGCGCGAGCGGGGCCGGCGGGTGCCCGAGGACGTGGCCGTGATCGGCTTCGACGACATGCTGCCCGTCGCCGAACAGACCGACCCACCCCTCACGACGGTCCGTCAGGACATCGAGGAGATGGGCCGGCTGATGGCCCGTCTGCTGCTGCGCGGCCTGCGGCGCCCAACCGCCGGGGAGACGCGCGCGGGCGCGGCCGACGTGCCCTCCAGCATGGTCAGGCCGACGACCCTGGTCCTCCGCGCCTCCGCGTAG
- a CDS encoding multicopper oxidase domain-containing protein: MDRRGFNRRVLLGGAAVATSLSLGPEAVSADGPVRTAPAGGVVRHLKVYAEKLPDGQLGYGFEKGKATIPGPLIELDEGDTLHIEFENTLDVAASLHVHGLDYEITSDGTKLNRSDVEPGGTRTYTWRTHAPGRRTDGTWRAGSAGYWHYHDHVVGTEHGTGGIRKGLYGPVIVRRKGDVLPDRTYTIVFNDMTINNRPAHTGPDFEATVGDRVEFVMITHGEYYHTFHLHGHRWADNRTGMLTGPDDPSQVVDNKIVGPADSFGFQVLAGEGVGAGAWMYHCHVQSHSDMGMVGLFLVKKPDGTIPGHEPHEHGLRHGH, encoded by the coding sequence ATGGACAGACGTGGTTTCAACCGGCGTGTCCTGCTGGGCGGCGCGGCCGTCGCGACATCGTTGTCTCTGGGGCCCGAGGCCGTGAGCGCGGACGGACCGGTGAGGACCGCGCCGGCCGGCGGCGTGGTCAGACACCTGAAGGTGTATGCCGAGAAGCTCCCGGACGGGCAGTTGGGCTACGGCTTCGAGAAGGGGAAGGCGACGATCCCCGGTCCGCTGATCGAACTCGACGAGGGCGACACCCTGCACATCGAGTTCGAGAACACCCTCGACGTCGCCGCGAGCCTGCACGTGCACGGCCTGGACTACGAGATCACCAGTGACGGCACGAAGCTGAACAGGAGTGACGTCGAGCCGGGCGGCACCCGCACCTACACCTGGCGCACGCATGCCCCCGGCCGCCGCACGGACGGCACCTGGCGGGCGGGCAGCGCGGGTTACTGGCACTACCACGATCACGTCGTCGGCACCGAACACGGCACCGGCGGCATCCGCAAGGGCCTGTACGGGCCGGTGATCGTGCGCCGCAAGGGAGACGTGCTGCCGGACCGGACGTACACGATCGTCTTCAACGACATGACGATCAACAACAGACCGGCGCACACGGGCCCCGACTTCGAGGCCACGGTCGGCGATCGCGTCGAATTCGTCATGATCACGCACGGCGAGTACTACCACACCTTCCATCTGCACGGTCACCGCTGGGCGGACAACCGCACGGGCATGCTCACCGGCCCCGACGACCCGAGTCAGGTCGTCGACAACAAGATCGTGGGCCCGGCGGACTCCTTCGGCTTCCAGGTGCTCGCGGGGGAGGGTGTGGGGGCGGGCGCGTGGATGTACCACTGCCATGTGCAGAGCCACTCCGACATGGGGATGGTGGGCCTGTTCCTGGTGAAGAAGCCGGACGGGACGATTCCGGGCCACGAGCCGCACGAGCACGGACTCCGGCACGGGCACTGA
- a CDS encoding ThuA domain-containing protein, protein MHLRGLSTGSARRRTWAATVTAGIVAAGLLSGPAASARPAPDPSLTTMSIISPPGGANVRVLIFHGSAAAGDESPVVDAGIEAIERIGLSGPENQRFAVEATDDASVFTDETELGRYHAIVFLTGGGDVLDAEQEAGLEAYMEAGGGFLGVHDAARAEPYSDWFTGLVGARPAAGGPTDVQRATVEVGDRQHPATKDLPLQWKRPDQWLNWVKNPSGDVHTVARVRESTYRPGTSANGADHPVSWCRDYDGGRSFYTGMGGTVSSYDETDFRAHLRGALLWTTRLVRADCKATITGNYRAERLTQPNQPGQNDQIGEPHGLVTAPDGRVLYIGRGGADSSRPVITDWNNPDVGKGKGQIHVYDPKTKKVTLAGELTVFGNKGGGDELVKVEEGLLGIELDPRFEQNGWVYLHYTPHARLDRDTQTAERRVSRFTLDPATDRLDLSSEKVLLKWPVQVHSCCHAGGGMAWDSKGNLYIATGDNNSSGFSGGYSGNNPQPAYKGVSFADARRTAGNTNNLNGKILRIHPEPDGTYTLPDGNLFTGRETDEGGGKTRGEIYVMGVRNPARISVDRRTDVLYAGWVGPDAGKPSTTWGPAKYDTFAAITKAGNRGWPYCMGNKQPYRDRNLPDPSKPLGWYDCDHPRNESPNNDGLVNLPPVTGNNIWYSPQGGAPDYPRDANGVPSYKQQEATYLLPWLKGGGQAAMNGPVYRYDAASTSAAKWPSYWDGKWFVGDFYDADQPRNAVLMDPKTQGEGGLPVHAESLKKIVPIGNDGIKNLMDWKFGPDGALYVLDYGRGFFTSDSKSALWKVTYTGGGPTPAAGLLAGGAR, encoded by the coding sequence ATGCACTTACGAGGGTTGAGCACGGGAAGTGCCAGAAGACGGACCTGGGCGGCCACCGTGACCGCCGGGATCGTCGCCGCCGGACTGCTGTCGGGACCTGCCGCGAGCGCGCGGCCGGCGCCGGACCCGTCCCTGACAACGATGTCCATCATCTCGCCACCGGGCGGCGCGAACGTACGGGTGCTGATCTTCCACGGATCGGCGGCGGCCGGTGACGAGTCGCCGGTCGTCGACGCCGGGATCGAGGCGATCGAGCGGATCGGGCTCTCCGGACCCGAGAACCAGCGCTTCGCGGTGGAGGCCACGGACGACGCCTCGGTCTTCACCGACGAGACCGAGCTGGGCCGTTACCACGCGATCGTGTTCCTGACCGGCGGCGGCGACGTCCTCGATGCCGAGCAGGAGGCGGGCCTCGAGGCCTACATGGAGGCCGGTGGCGGTTTCCTCGGCGTCCATGACGCCGCCCGGGCGGAACCGTACTCGGACTGGTTCACCGGTCTGGTCGGCGCCCGCCCGGCCGCCGGCGGACCGACGGACGTGCAACGGGCCACCGTGGAAGTTGGTGACCGGCAGCATCCGGCCACCAAGGACCTGCCGTTGCAGTGGAAGCGCCCCGACCAGTGGCTCAACTGGGTGAAGAACCCGTCGGGCGACGTGCACACCGTGGCGCGGGTGCGCGAGTCGACGTACCGGCCGGGCACGAGTGCGAACGGCGCGGACCACCCGGTCAGTTGGTGCCGTGACTACGACGGCGGACGCTCCTTCTACACCGGCATGGGTGGCACGGTGTCCTCGTACGACGAGACGGACTTCCGCGCGCACCTGCGCGGAGCCCTGCTGTGGACCACCCGCCTCGTGCGGGCCGACTGCAAGGCGACGATCACGGGCAACTACAGGGCGGAGCGGCTCACCCAGCCCAACCAGCCGGGCCAGAACGACCAGATCGGCGAGCCGCACGGGCTGGTCACCGCACCCGACGGCCGGGTGCTCTACATCGGCCGGGGCGGAGCGGACTCCTCCCGGCCGGTGATCACCGACTGGAACAACCCGGACGTCGGCAAGGGCAAGGGCCAGATCCACGTCTACGACCCGAAGACCAAGAAGGTCACACTGGCCGGCGAGTTGACAGTCTTCGGCAACAAGGGCGGCGGCGACGAGCTGGTCAAGGTCGAGGAGGGTCTGCTCGGCATCGAACTCGACCCGCGCTTCGAGCAGAACGGCTGGGTGTACCTGCACTACACCCCGCACGCGCGCCTCGACCGCGACACGCAGACCGCCGAACGGCGTGTCTCACGCTTCACCCTCGACCCGGCCACCGACAGGCTCGACCTGAGCAGCGAGAAGGTGCTGCTCAAGTGGCCGGTACAGGTGCACAGTTGCTGCCACGCGGGCGGCGGGATGGCCTGGGACTCGAAGGGCAACCTGTACATCGCCACCGGTGACAACAACTCCAGTGGCTTCAGCGGCGGTTACTCCGGCAACAACCCGCAGCCCGCCTACAAGGGTGTCTCCTTCGCCGACGCCCGCCGCACCGCCGGCAACACCAACAACCTCAACGGCAAGATCCTGCGCATCCACCCCGAACCGGACGGGACGTACACGCTGCCCGACGGCAACCTCTTCACCGGCCGGGAGACCGACGAGGGCGGTGGCAAGACGCGCGGCGAGATCTATGTGATGGGCGTGCGCAACCCGGCACGCATCTCCGTCGACCGGCGGACGGACGTCCTGTACGCGGGCTGGGTCGGCCCGGACGCGGGCAAGCCGTCGACGACCTGGGGCCCCGCCAAGTACGACACCTTCGCCGCGATCACCAAGGCGGGCAACCGGGGCTGGCCGTACTGCATGGGCAACAAGCAGCCCTACCGGGACCGCAACCTGCCGGATCCCTCCAAGCCGCTGGGCTGGTACGACTGCGACCACCCGAGGAACGAGTCGCCGAACAACGACGGCCTCGTCAACCTGCCCCCGGTCACCGGCAACAACATCTGGTACTCGCCCCAGGGCGGCGCCCCCGACTACCCGCGCGACGCGAACGGCGTCCCGTCGTACAAGCAGCAGGAGGCCACCTATCTGCTGCCGTGGCTCAAGGGCGGCGGGCAGGCCGCGATGAACGGGCCGGTCTACCGGTACGACGCGGCGAGCACGAGTGCGGCCAAGTGGCCCTCCTACTGGGACGGCAAGTGGTTCGTCGGCGACTTCTACGACGCCGACCAGCCGCGCAACGCCGTCCTCATGGATCCGAAGACGCAGGGCGAGGGCGGTCTGCCCGTCCACGCGGAGTCCCTGAAGAAGATCGTGCCGATCGGCAACGACGGCATCAAGAACCTCATGGACTGGAAGTTCGGTCCGGACGGTGCGCTGTACGTCCTCGACTACGGCCGCGGCTTCTTCACCTCGGACTCCAAGTCAGCTCTGTGGAAGGTCACTTACACGGGCGGCGGGCCCACTCCTGCCGCCGGTCTGCTGGCGGGGGGAGCTCGGTGA